Below is a genomic region from Fusarium oxysporum Fo47 chromosome VIII, complete sequence.
CATCATCTTGTCGCGCTTGAGCTGgttctcaatctcctcattCCGGGCCTtgccctccttctcctctgtGCTCATTCCGCAGCCCATTGTGACGGTGGTGCTGTTTACTCCTGTTTTTCGCAAGGCTTATAGGAAATGCTGGGATTGATTAAACAACGTCGACGACGCGGTGTTTACGTGTGTCGTCGTGGTCGCGAGATAGGTGGGTGAATGGGTACAGTCTAGAGCCGTCGACGTTAGTGATTAACAACGCTCGAAGTCGTGGCTCTAACGAAAGACAATCTGGTCGAGGGCAGAAGGATCTCGACTTGTCAAGGTatagagaagagaaaagagatgagatggaaaaAGCAGACGAAAGCGAAGGCGAAGGCGATGTAAGGTTGAGGTAAGGTAAAAAGGTGGagtgaaggaagagaaaaggagaTGCAGAAGCAGCTTTTGGCGTAGCGCAGTAACTGGAGACCGGGACCGGGACTGACTGGGACTAAGGTGCGCTACGACtgggggagaagagaggctgCAATTTGGGGCACGACACACGAGTCGTGCCAGCAAAGGTCAAAAAGGCCCAGCCCAGGGCGGAATCTCTCGCGCCTCCTCCCCTGGGCCAGGGGGTGAGGGGCCCCTAAAGGTTGGAGCTTTTTAGGTAGCCCGGGGGGTGGAGAACAGGGGGTGTATCGTGGCTACCTCATATGCTGTTCTGGGATTGAGGTGATGAAGTGAGGAACAGAAAGAAATGAACAGGCGCAATCGCGTGGAGAACTGGGATGTGGTAACTAACCTTCTGAATTGACCTCACAAATATCGTTGAGACAGTCAGTAACAAACTTCGATTGTGATGACCCGGTACGGCGGCGAAATGTCCTCTTCTTTACTGGTGATGATACGTCGATGCTAGAGGGCGAAAGGCAAAGAAGCTGGAGAGGCAAAAGCGGCTGGCGGGTATGCGGAAGAAATGGGATGTGACAGGACAGGATAAGCGGGTGggaatgaagatgagaatgGATCGAACACCCCCAGTAGAGTAAATACAGTAGAGGAAACCCTAAATAAACGGACTGGAAGCCGGAAGGGGCACAAAGCAGTAATCACAGAAGGGCGGGATTGTGGTTTTAGAAAGGAGAGAGAATGAGTTAACAGAtagcagaagcagaagcagaattAAAGACGGTGGAGGATGGACGCAATTGGGAGAGGGAAAAAAGGATGCGGCCGGGGACACCGTCAATGAAAGTGTACCGGCTGCTGATTGGACAGAAGATAGAAAGAGGCGTGCCTTGAGCTCTTGGAGCCAGCCAGATGGGAACTGGTCTGGCACtggaagccaaagaagagaaaaagaaaatgagatgagatgagccATCCCAGTCAGGTACCGCTTGTTTTGCAGAAAACCCCAGTGTTTACCCGGTACCTTTCTGGTAAACCTTACCTACTAGAGTTGGTTAGCAGGGTCCTCTGCTACCGCTTTAGCCCCGGACACTTTCATTTGCATTAGGACCCATGGATCTCGTTTATTACCCGGGTCATGTACAGATTTGGTGAGTGAAAGATGGGTTCTAAGTCTGCCCGTTATCACGAGCGGCTGAATCAACAGAGATACTTTGCAGGAAAACTAGAATTCCTCATACAACACTATACCTCAGTAAATATCTTTTCACTCAAAGTTGGATAGTAATTGCTGTTGAAGCAAATCGTACGGTACCCAAATTGTACCTGAACTAAGGGTCAGGGAACTCTGGACCCTGGTAGCCATCCAATACTTACAGCAACATCCTGGAGGTTATCAAAGCGGACTCCAGGGGACAGACCCTCTCTGTATGCACTCCatttcatcaccatcagtGCACTTTCAGGGAGATTGGAGAGCATCAAAAGCACGCCAGGTCGCTGACAAGGCCAGGCCTGGCTGGCTACTTGACACGATCGCCTACCTCGGTATTCTCACCAGAGTGAAAGTCCTGCGGTCTCCAATTCCTGGGGTCACCTTACAAAGACATACAAATCACTGCTTGCATCCATCCAAGTATACAGTGTGTAAATTCCTCAGCGCAGCCTTGAGCTCGGAGCCTCCCCCACTTCAGTATCGCTTGAGAGATCCAGCTTCTACTGGACATCCCCATGTCATAAGTGGTCGATCCATTGGTTGCCCAGCAAAGCTCCCACTGGTTCTGGCTCGTGGCGGGGACCAAAGCCATGCACTTAAATGCATAGTGATGATCATCGCATCTGCTGTGACAGTGCTGCATGGCGGGCGACAGGAAGAAATTTATCAGCACCTGCAAAGAGCCGGTTCCTCAAACGAGCGAACCTTTTCCCGGAACCAATTCAAAGCCAGACCAGGACCACGGTGAGGTGGAGTAATGGTGCCATCTACTTGGCTGTGGGTATCCATGGGAGATgggcatggcatggcatggttTCTAAGTTGGAGCGAACGGGCAGGCATTGACAAGCCCGTCTCATCAGCTAATGAAGCGACGTCTTAACTCTCGCAAAAGGAAAAGCACCCGCTAGCCACCATCTAAATTGAAGATACGTGCTCTTATTCCAGTCGTTCGTTACATCGCCATGCTCTATGGCCGGTTGCAGAACAACTTGATTAGCTTTGGAAGCCAGTGGAGCTTTGTCGTTCGTCCTAATCGATTCAGGCAAGACCTGGCCTTCTGGGGTATAGCGCCTTGTCCGGCGGCGGGATGATCATGAAAGCCAAAGTGCAGACGATCAAATGAATCAGGAAGGGTATCAGTGGGAGACTATGAATAGTGGCAGAAGCTTGGTGCGATACTGATGACGATGCCAATGTTTTTATGGTTCGAAAAGCCAATCGGACACGCCCGAGAAATCACTTTTTGACGGTTCGTTTCCAGAAGATATCAATAGCAAGTTACCAGTCATGATGTATCGCAATTGAAGTGTTGAAAGAACGGTACCGCAAGCGAACATGGCTGTTTCTGGCATGAGGAGTTAACTTCAGCAGCCATACATACTCCGTACTGTACGGAGAATCAACCGATCTGCGGGCAACGAAACATGCACAAATAGGGGCCATCCTTATGAACTGTGGAGTTGTTACAGCCCTTCGATGCACGGCACGACGGCTAATAAGGCTGGCTGGTAGGCTTGAGAGAGATGACTAACTGCATGATACTGATGAAGCTCTGTTCTGTAGTTGAAACACCCTTCATACAGAACTGGGACCCAGTCTCGATGTTTGTTGTTTGAGCTTGATAAAGCCGTAGAGCCGTAGAGTTGCAGTCTTGATCATTTCGGCTCGGATCCGAGTTTCATTCAACCTGCAGTGCCCATCACAGACCAGGGAACTTGATCCGAAACgtcaggtcaggtcaggtTCTCAAATCCTTTGAGGTGTGCTATAAGTGCCCTGAGCTTAATGCGACGTTAAAACGGCGAATATTCGTCTGTGGCCGTGTTCAGGAGTTACTTCAGTATCTtgtgtgatgtgatgttgCGATTGGCCAACAGTTGCCGTTACAGCTTACGGGTTGACGCAAGAGTTAAAGTGCTGTGGCTCCCTGTCACGATGGTACCTTGCATCATGATCCATTTGTTTTCGTTTTCAAAGCATCTGCAGGTATCGTCAACAAACACACTCAAAGTTAATTACAGTGGAAGTTTCAGGCGCTCCCTGTCACGATGGTACCTTGCATCATGATCCATTTGTTTTCGTTTTCAAAGCATCTGCAGGTATCGTCAACAAACACACTCAAAGTTAATTACAGTGGAAGTTTCAGGCTTGGCTATCACTTCTCACTTATGTACTGTTATGGTATCCATTAAACAATACTTCAcatgccatcatcatcaccattatcaacaacaccaacttATCTTTTCCGCTCCTCAGCACGAGACAACATCGGCTCATTGCATCGAGGCGCGTATGTCCCGCCTCCCGCAGTCAGTCGCCATTATCTTGGTATTATCGTCCACCTTCAATAGTGCCGTGTCCTACTGTATCCATCTTCTCCGCATTGTTGCTCCTTTTGTGCCCTCAACTCCGGCTACTCAACGTTTCAGCCGTTTGAAGCATCTTCACTGAGCATTGTCACTATCGCTCCACATAGGCCACTGAATGTCAAATGATACTGCTAGTCTGCCAAGCTCCTTGTCTCCTGACCAGGGTCTTCCTAGTTGATGGGTCGTTGCAGACGCTACCAAAGGGGGATCGCCCGAGAAGCGCCAGGGTCCTTCAATCACTAGCAGCGCTTTTCAGCACAGAAGCCATCTAGAAGAGGAACCTCCATAATTCTCTTCTGTGATGCCCGTGCTGTCATCCCTGTTTCAttgcttttttctttctttctttttttccacATCGGAGCGCTTTCGATCACGAACTGCAGTCTTGATCAAGACTCTCCGGTCTGGGCTATCGAGCTACGTATTCGATCTGTGCAAGCTCATTTAGTATAAACCATGGCCTTTAGCATACTGCTATTATGAACCTATGTAATATCCATACTGTAACTGTATAACTCGGGAACAGCTTGTGCGGCTGGCAGCAGGAACATGCTACACTAGCACCGTACTACGCACTTTATTTGCGACACAGCTTGCATCTTGCGTCCTTGGGTCTCATCGGAGTTAACAATCTTTATCCTCTCAACGGTCGAAGCGCATCGTGTCTATTAAACACTCAAAATCATGGTTCTGTCATCAGATCTACAGCTAGTGAGAGGAAGTGCCAGCTTCTGGGTGTCGCTGCGACATTCCGTCGATCATCAAGGAGCCGCGTGAGGCAGGGGAGTTTGGCTTGACGGTCCGTCCGGTATCGATAGTATCAAACGACCAAAGACACTCAGACCTTTTGTTGTTCGCGTCTTCCTTGACTGACACTGACAGTTTGGCTATCATGATCGACAAAGTCCGAGCGAACAATCTGGGAATAGTTACAAAGTCCGTTTCTGGTGTCTCCTGCCCGGTTAAGCATTCCCGTATTACACTGTCCCCCAAGCCCCCTGTGAAGAGGCTTGTAAGTAATATCGTCGCGACTGACTCAAGTGTAGCGGACTTAGTGAGAGAACTACTAGTCTTTATGGAGTAGAAGGAGCCGTAATCCAATCAACGCCATACATCTTCCCAGGGGAATGGACACCGCGAGCTGAGGATCCTCAAGAGCCTCGGCCACACCCTCAACGGTAATTGGCCCTTTTCAGTAATTGGCAGTTTGGTTTAGTGGACGTCGTGCCCAAAGGCGATTCCGTGTTGGCCCACACGTTTCTGTGGTGGTTGGCTGGCGATGTCTCCATGTTGGTGATCAGACCTCTTCAAGTCCCTGGGATTTCTGATCACCTGGGCTCCAGAATCAAGATGTTTGTCAATATTTGGTAGAAAGCGTTATCCGGATTTCACCGGCTAAAGTTTAATGTCTGCCCACTTGCTTTTTTGGAATTGTTTCAAGATTGTTCGTTCTTGGGGAGTGATCGGTCCATTAAATCTATTCGCTAAGATCCAAGTCTCAGatcttcaacctcacatTAATAATTGGTTATCCTTGCTCTGAGCTTCCGAGTTCCAGGAACTTGGTGCTGGGAGCACAGCACACGAAAGATATGATGATCATCATCTACGATACACGGGCGCTCGACTGCGTCCGTTCTGATCGATGTTGTCATAACTTTCCACGGCCATGCGGAAATCGCTGGCTGGAAATACTGTGTATCGAACTGAAGACCACCCATCCTTGCtagctgaagaagctctcgGACCCCAAATTTCGCGTGGGCTCTTGATGAAATAAAGCAATTTAAACAGCACCGGGACCACTCAAACCTTCAAGCTCCAGCACGATATTCATTTAGCGAAGTGGAGTTTATCAAGTTTCTAGACAGGACCATTTTCTCAAACAGGGTGGCCACATGGCAGGCTTGTTCCGCTTTTGATCTACTACTGATGCTCATGATATGCAAATCATCTCCAGTACAACCTCTGAATGGCATCATCACCTGGTAACCAACCGAGGCTGGGAACAAAATTACAGATGCTTCTCTTTTCGATTCGATGTAACATATGATCTTTGGTTGCTAGCTTTAGTATCTTGGGCTGATTTTCAGTGTTGCACGCTCAGCACATTCACACAAAGGCAGTGGCTACCTACTCAACACAGACACTCTCACAAGAACGGTTGATGCAGTTGAGTTATCCATGATATGGCAAGTAGAACTTATTAGAGTCAGACAAAGATGAGGCGACGACCACCCGAGCAAGCCATAACACCACTTCCGAGGCAATTTCGAGCAAAGCTCTGTATAGGTACTTCCACGATGCGCTGATGTTGCCCTTTCGTCGGTTTTTGGGCCATTTGATGATCGATGGCATGCGAGTCAACATGATTCTGTCCGAGGTTGAGGTCAGTTCAGCGATACAACTCTCAACCAGATACCTGATAGAGGGCAGTGCCGAGCCAATGTAACTCTGTCAGACATTGAACTTGGCTTGAATATTCGTACAGCCATCGGGAATGGCAATCTTGAAGATCGAAAAGTCTGTTTCCAGGCCAAAGCTTCTCAGCCTAACCAGAGACACTGATTGAGAATGGAGGCGTATAAACCAAACCCCGTAACAGGAAATCAATTATTAGCGGGCTGCCGCTATCACTTATAGGCTCCCCAAAACCCTCTGCAAGTTGTTTTTAAAGTTTGGTCTTGTCAAAAACACCTTCCAATTGCTTTGTTCCGTTGCCTTGACTTGACGTCTAGTGGCTGAAACTTTGTATAGAAATTTGTCGACAGAGTTGAGCCTTTGCATACTTTGCAACGAATATTCGTTCATTACTATGAGGTACCCGCTTGGTTTAGATATTGCTATAATCGCTGTTGAGATCTGTATAAATAATAGACGCttgggatgaagaagagaagatatCATAGTAGAGAGTATTCTGTCCCTCTGGTGTATGAGGAGTCTAGAGCCCATACGATTGGCTGATGGTTTGAAAACTTAGTACTGGAAGCAATTGCCCGGCCATTACATCAAGGCTCATCATATTCAGGTGGTGATTGAAATCTCTTTGAAAGACAAGTATGAATTATTCACCCTTCAGAAATTCGGAGCTAAAATCATCTCTCCTTACTCCGTGCAGTTGTTCAACGTTGCAGTGGCAAAACTGTTCTGAAACCTCGGGTGGCTGGATCAATAGATTCATGCGATAGTAGTAGCCCCAAGGTCTAGATCTCTATCGCCATTAAACAAGCTCCTCTCGGCCCGGGAGTGCTCTGAAGAGGCCTCGCGTCTATGGAGATGGCAAAGTATAAGGAAGTGGCAGGAAAATCGTTGATAGGTGCCGTATATGGACGAATAGCTATACCCGTCTTGGCACCATATCACTGTAGCTTGGCGGCGCCACTAATTGACAACACTTGCAGATCGCCAGCTCAACACCAGAGCCcaagcttcaacttctcacCGACGGAGCCCAGAACAACGGGAACGGCGAAAAAAGTCCTTGCCTTGGGTAGAAAGAACGGCAACGGTTGGAATTGGACTATTCAGACTTAAAAAATGTCTATTCCTATGCATCGACTGGGCGGTCGCGGTACGTCATcacaaagaagatggaagtTGTTGTTTGCGCCGGAATCGGCAACGCGAGAATTCGAAGTGCGGCGCTTTGATATGAGACGTCAAACACTGACAGTTCGATCTGGTTAGCCTTTGCtcacgacgatgacgatatcGAACAAGAGTACGACCGATTGAGAGACTTGGCGCGAGCCGAGGCGGAGAAGCGCAACGATTGCTTCGCGCGTGTACGTTGAATACAACTCATGTCGGCCGAAGGGCAATGCAAGGTAGCTAACTTTGCTTGCAGTCGCGTCAGGCAtatgaagatggcgatggtgcTGGAGCAAAGGAGCTCTCCAATCAGGGCAAGGCACATGCTGCCCGTATGGATGATTACAACCAGCAAGCAGCCGATTTCATCTTCCGTGAGAACAACGCCTCTGGTCGCGTAGAGGCGGACTCGATCGATCTTCATGGTCTATACGTCGAGGAGGCTGAGAGAATTCTTGAGGAGCGCATTCGTGCAGACCAGCGCAATGGACAAACACATCTCTATGCCATCGTCGGCAAGGGACACCACTCAGCTGGTGGTgtccagaagctcaagcctAAGGTCGAGGAGCTGTGCCAAGAACTTGGTCTCCGGTACGAGACCGATGAGGACAACACTGGGCGAAttatcatcaacctccagGGCGGAGAACCTGTCCCTCCCTCGCACTCTGGTGGTTACGGTGGTCACCATGGTGGgcagcagcatcaccaacctcagcatcatcagcctcagcacCATCAGCAGGAACAGCAGAACGACGACGTCGGACAGGTGCTGCCTTGGATtctgaagaagttggagaaaGCCTGTTGTGTGGTCATGTAAACCTTGGATATACTCTTCTGAGTTGCCATTCGTGGAAAGCTTCTTTGGACTGCTTCTTTAACGCATTTATACCCTGATCGTGTGGGGTTGGAGAGATTGTGGCCTTCTGAAATCCTTGTTTGTGATTACTTTATCTTGTCAAGCATTCTGGAAAGGCTAGGTGATTTAGATGAAAGACATGCGGAACGTTCACGTTAAGAATTGAATTGATGGAGATATGTATCAAGTCTTTATTTGCTCGCTAGACATAGGAAAGCTGTATTGTATGTAGATCAAGGCTCCTCTATACCCAAATGTATCTGTGGAATCGAACGCTTTAACATTTTGTTACAATATATTCAAAAGTCTTCTCCACCACTTTTCTTGGACATCCCTTGCTTATGCTTCGATCGAGTCCTTGATGTTAATCATCTCCTGGCTCTCTGTGGGCTTAGGAGCCTTACAGAGAGTGAATCCAACGGCCTCGCAGATGATCGCGACCATCATCTCCATAATTATACCAGCACCGAGATACATCCAAACATCCTGCTTGTGGCCGCCGAGGATGAGGGCGCAGGTGTAGGCAAGTCGGACAACGACAAAGGGCAGAGAAGCACCAACGGCGATAAGAAGTCGATGCTCGCCATCAGCAATGTAGGACTGGCTACGGAGAGCAAGGAAGAACTGGCCCAAAACCAAGACAAGTACAAGAATCATGAGGATGACACCAATCTTGCACTCGGAGTTGTACTTGACGCTGGGAGAGGAGCCGTTGAGTTCGTAGTCCGAGTTGGCACCGCCAACTGAGATAAGGATAATGGCAGCAAGCATCAGAAGTTGGATCGCACGCTGATAGATCGGTAGAACGCCGCGGCCGCCCTGTCGCTTGATAGAATCGAAGCAACGACTAAGCAGGCCGAGAAGGATAAGGATCAAGGGGCCGAGGCCGAGACCGTTCAGTGTAAGCCAGCCAACGTAGAGGCTTGTGTTACTTGGGTCGTTGATAGTTGCGAGGAGCATAGAAGAGCCGATTAGACGGGCAAGTGATAGAATGCAGATGTAGAGCCAGCCAGCAGTGCGTCCAAAGCCATGAGTCTTGCAGAGAAAGAGGGCtccgatgaggatgaaggtatAGATGACAATCTCAGCGATGGCAATGTCATCGTGAGCGTCCATAGGTCGAGCCATTGTAGTTGAATTTGTTGTGGTAAGTATGTAAACAAAAAGTCAGTTGAGTTTCAAGATGGTCCTTGGAGAATAGTTGACTTGTAAATGAATCGATGGTAGGGGGAGAGTATGAAGTGAAGAAGTGATGATTGTATTGTTGTTGTGATCTATTGAATATTTCTCCCAACTCGAGAGATACAGGCATACTTATACATGTCACCGTCGACTCGCATTCCCAAACTTGAATATAGGAGATGCTGTATAGTCGGCACAACGGCAACATCATAGCCTCAGTTTATCCCCACTGAATATTGACAGCTCGAGACACTTGCCCAAACGAGACAACGTCCTTTACCAGATATGCATGAGAAACAGAGACTTAACCATAAACCTTGCCGCCGTGTGGCATCAGGAGCTATGGCCCGGCGTCATTCCCGAGATACAGGGTCGCATGCAAAATGAGAATGCGATATCCCACGAAGGCTGAGTTCATTTATCGAATCGTATGCCCGATTTGGTTTAGCTCGAGATCCGCTCAAATGGGATTGCAGGGCTCTGGTTTGTGGCTGTAACGAACCTTACCTTGTAGGGCTGTCTATTCGAGTGCCGTGATCCGTGTGAACGACCAAAGCGAGAGCGAATATGTTAGTCAGTGACACTTTTTCTGCATGTAAGATCGTGGCTTGTGCCTGTAAGGTGAAGTTCTTTGTTGAAGGGAATTTTGAATTCCCTCTTCGGGAAGTTCTTGAAACTGCAAGTATCGACATCTGCCTAAGATACCTTCGTTACTTCGGCTTTGCCGCCTCGAATTACTCTCCTGCTGAAGAGAGTAATATGAAACAGAAGCTCTTTGAAGTGCCGGTGTTTAGCTGATAACGAATTACATTATACGAGGCCGTGGTTTGACTCACTCAAGCTTTGTTCTGTTGATC
It encodes:
- a CDS encoding uncharacterized protein (domain of unknown function-domain containing protein), giving the protein MSIPMHRLGGRAFAHDDDDIEQEYDRLRDLARAEAEKRNDCFARSRQAYEDGDGAGAKELSNQGKAHAARMDDYNQQAADFIFRENNASGRVEADSIDLHGLYVEEAERILEERIRADQRNGQTHLYAIVGKGHHSAGGVQKLKPKVEELCQELGLRYETDEDNTGRIIINLQGGEPVPPSHSGGYGGHHGGQQHHQPQHHQPQHHQQEQQNDDVGQVLPWILKKLEKACCVVM